The following are from one region of the Cynocephalus volans isolate mCynVol1 chromosome 17, mCynVol1.pri, whole genome shotgun sequence genome:
- the CERCAM gene encoding inactive glycosyltransferase 25 family member 3 isoform X3, with amino-acid sequence MRAAPAAPLLRLLLLLGPRLEAADVAEPPLPAVVLAILARNAEHSLPHYLGALERLDYPRARLALWCATDHNIDNTTEILQEWLAAVGDDYAAVVWRPEGEPRPYPDEEGPKHWTKERHQFLMELKQEALTFARGWGADYILFADTDNILTNNQTLRLLMEQRLPVVAPMLDSQTYYSNFWCGITPQGYYRRTAEYFPTKNRQHRGCFRVPMVHSTFLVSLGAEGASQLAFYPPHPNYTWPFDDIIVFAYACQAAVDGPPMQASAHVSRPPKKPSKMGFNEVFVISLARRPDRRERMLSSLWEMEISGRVVDAVDGRMLNTSVIRSLGVDLLPGYQDPYSGRTLTKGEVGCFLSHYSIWEEVVARGLAKVVVFEDDVRFESNFKGRLEQLMEEVEAEKLPWDLIYLGRKQVNPEEEVAVEGLPGLVVAGYSYWTLAYTLSQAGARKLLASQPLHRMLPVDEFLPIMFDRHPNEQYKAHFWPRDLRAFSARPLLAAPTHYAGDAEWLSDTETSSPWDDDSGRLISWSGSQKTLRGPRVDLAGSSGHSLRPHPRDEL; translated from the exons ATGCGCGCTGCCCCCGCCGCCCCGCTGCTCcggctgctgctcctgctggggCCGCGGCTCGAGGCTGCGGACGTCGCGGAGCCGCCGCTGCCCGCCGTGGTCCTAGCCATCCTGGCCCGCAATGCCGAGCACTCACTGCCCCACTACCTGGGCGCGCTGGAGCGGCTGGACTACCCCCGGGCCAGACTGGCCCTCTG GTGTGCCACGGACCACAACATAGACAACACCACAGAGATACTGCAGGAGTGGCTGGCAGCTGTGGGCGATGACTATGCAGCTGTGGTCTGGAGACCTGAGGGGGAGCCCAG GCCCTACCCAGACGAAGAGGGTCCCAAGCACTGGACCAAAGAAAGGCACCAGTTTCTGATGGAGTTGAAGCAGGAAGCCCTGAcctttgccaggggctggggggctgACTACATCCTG TTTGCAGACACAGACAACATTCTGACCAACAACCAGACACTGCGGCTTCTGATGGAGCAGAGGCTGCCAGTGGTGGCCCCAATGCTGGACTCCCAGACCTACTACTCCAACTTCTGGTGTGGGATCACCCCCCAG GGCTACTACCGCCGCACAGCCGAGTACTTCCCCACCAAGAATCGCCAGCACCGAGGCTGCTTCCGAGTCCCCATGGTCCACTCTACCTTCCTGGTATCGCTGGGGGCTGAGGGGGCATCCCAGCTCGCCTTCTACCCCCCTCATCCCAACTACACTTGGCCCTTCGACGACATCATCGTCTTCGCTTATGCCTGTCAGGCTGCTG TGGATGGGCCCCCCATGCAGGCCTCAGCTCACGTGTCTCGGCCCCCGAAGAAGCCCAGCAAGATGGGATTTAATGAG GTCTTTGTTATCAGCCTGGCCCGCAGGCCTGACCGCCGTGAGCGCATGCTCAGCTCGCTCTGGGAGATGGAGATCTCTGGACGTGTGGTGGATGCTGTGGATGGCCG AATGCTCAACACTAGTGTCATCAGGAGCCTTGGCGTGGACCTGCTCCCTGGCTACCAGGACCCCTACTCGGGCCGCACGCTGACCAAGGGCGAGGTGGGCTGCTTCCTCAGCCACTACTCCATCTGGGAGGAG gtggttgccaggggcctgGCCAAGGTCGTGGTGTTTGAGGACGACGTGCGCTTTGAGAGCAACTTCAAGGGGCGTCTAGAGCAGCTGatggaggaggtggaggcagagaaacTTCCATGGGACCTGAT CTACCTCGGCCGGAAGCAGGTGAACCCCGAGGAGGAGGTTGCTGTGGAGGGGCTGCCAGGCCTGGTGGTGGCTGGGTACTCCTACTGGACGCTGGCATACACCCTGAGCCAGGCGGGTGCCCGCAAGCTGCTGGCCTCCCAGCCCCTGCACCGCATGCTGCCCGTGGATGAGTTCCTGCCCATCATGTTTGACCGGCACCCCAA CGAGCAGTACAAGGCACACTTCTGGCCACGGGACTTGCGGGCCTTCTCGGCCCGGCCCCTGCTCGCTGCCCCCACCCACTATGCAGGGGATGCTGAATGGCTCAGTGACACGGAGACATCCTCCCCCTGGGACGACGATAGCGGCCGCCTCATCAGCTGGAGTGGCTCTCAAAAGACCCTGCGCGGCCCCCGCGTGGACCTGGCTGGCAGCAGTGGGCACAGCCTCCGCCCCCACCCCCGGGACGAGCTCTAG
- the CERCAM gene encoding inactive glycosyltransferase 25 family member 3 isoform X2: MRAAPAAPLLRLLLLLGPRLEAADVAEPPLPAVVLAILARNAEHSLPHYLGALERLDYPRARLALWCATDHNIDNTTEILQEWLAAVGDDYAAVVWRPEGEPRPYPDEEGPKHWTKERHQFLMELKQEALTFARGWGADYILFADTDNILTNNQTLRLLMEQRLPVVAPMLDSQTYYSNFWCGITPQGYYRRTAEYFPTKNRQHRGCFRVPMVHSTFLVSLGAEGASQLAFYPPHPNYTWPFDDIIVFAYACQAAGVSVHVCNEHRYGYMNVPVKSHQGLENERVNFIHLILEALVDGPPMQASAHVSRPPKKPSKMGFNEVFVISLARRPDRRERMLSSLWEMEISGRVVDAVDGRMLNTSVIRSLGVDLLPGYQDPYSGRTLTKGEVVARGLAKVVVFEDDVRFESNFKGRLEQLMEEVEAEKLPWDLIYLGRKQVNPEEEVAVEGLPGLVVAGYSYWTLAYTLSQAGARKLLASQPLHRMLPVDEFLPIMFDRHPNEQYKAHFWPRDLRAFSARPLLAAPTHYAGDAEWLSDTETSSPWDDDSGRLISWSGSQKTLRGPRVDLAGSSGHSLRPHPRDEL; the protein is encoded by the exons ATGCGCGCTGCCCCCGCCGCCCCGCTGCTCcggctgctgctcctgctggggCCGCGGCTCGAGGCTGCGGACGTCGCGGAGCCGCCGCTGCCCGCCGTGGTCCTAGCCATCCTGGCCCGCAATGCCGAGCACTCACTGCCCCACTACCTGGGCGCGCTGGAGCGGCTGGACTACCCCCGGGCCAGACTGGCCCTCTG GTGTGCCACGGACCACAACATAGACAACACCACAGAGATACTGCAGGAGTGGCTGGCAGCTGTGGGCGATGACTATGCAGCTGTGGTCTGGAGACCTGAGGGGGAGCCCAG GCCCTACCCAGACGAAGAGGGTCCCAAGCACTGGACCAAAGAAAGGCACCAGTTTCTGATGGAGTTGAAGCAGGAAGCCCTGAcctttgccaggggctggggggctgACTACATCCTG TTTGCAGACACAGACAACATTCTGACCAACAACCAGACACTGCGGCTTCTGATGGAGCAGAGGCTGCCAGTGGTGGCCCCAATGCTGGACTCCCAGACCTACTACTCCAACTTCTGGTGTGGGATCACCCCCCAG GGCTACTACCGCCGCACAGCCGAGTACTTCCCCACCAAGAATCGCCAGCACCGAGGCTGCTTCCGAGTCCCCATGGTCCACTCTACCTTCCTGGTATCGCTGGGGGCTGAGGGGGCATCCCAGCTCGCCTTCTACCCCCCTCATCCCAACTACACTTGGCCCTTCGACGACATCATCGTCTTCGCTTATGCCTGTCAGGCTGCTG GGGTCTCAGTCCACGTGTGCAATGAGCACCGTTATGGGTACATGAACGTGCCTGTGAAATCTCACCAGGGACTGGAGAACGAGAGGGTCAACTTCATCCACCTGATTTTGGAAGCGCTGG TGGATGGGCCCCCCATGCAGGCCTCAGCTCACGTGTCTCGGCCCCCGAAGAAGCCCAGCAAGATGGGATTTAATGAG GTCTTTGTTATCAGCCTGGCCCGCAGGCCTGACCGCCGTGAGCGCATGCTCAGCTCGCTCTGGGAGATGGAGATCTCTGGACGTGTGGTGGATGCTGTGGATGGCCG AATGCTCAACACTAGTGTCATCAGGAGCCTTGGCGTGGACCTGCTCCCTGGCTACCAGGACCCCTACTCGGGCCGCACGCTGACCAAGGGCGAG gtggttgccaggggcctgGCCAAGGTCGTGGTGTTTGAGGACGACGTGCGCTTTGAGAGCAACTTCAAGGGGCGTCTAGAGCAGCTGatggaggaggtggaggcagagaaacTTCCATGGGACCTGAT CTACCTCGGCCGGAAGCAGGTGAACCCCGAGGAGGAGGTTGCTGTGGAGGGGCTGCCAGGCCTGGTGGTGGCTGGGTACTCCTACTGGACGCTGGCATACACCCTGAGCCAGGCGGGTGCCCGCAAGCTGCTGGCCTCCCAGCCCCTGCACCGCATGCTGCCCGTGGATGAGTTCCTGCCCATCATGTTTGACCGGCACCCCAA CGAGCAGTACAAGGCACACTTCTGGCCACGGGACTTGCGGGCCTTCTCGGCCCGGCCCCTGCTCGCTGCCCCCACCCACTATGCAGGGGATGCTGAATGGCTCAGTGACACGGAGACATCCTCCCCCTGGGACGACGATAGCGGCCGCCTCATCAGCTGGAGTGGCTCTCAAAAGACCCTGCGCGGCCCCCGCGTGGACCTGGCTGGCAGCAGTGGGCACAGCCTCCGCCCCCACCCCCGGGACGAGCTCTAG
- the CERCAM gene encoding inactive glycosyltransferase 25 family member 3 isoform X1 produces MRAAPAAPLLRLLLLLGPRLEAADVAEPPLPAVVLAILARNAEHSLPHYLGALERLDYPRARLALWCATDHNIDNTTEILQEWLAAVGDDYAAVVWRPEGEPRPYPDEEGPKHWTKERHQFLMELKQEALTFARGWGADYILFADTDNILTNNQTLRLLMEQRLPVVAPMLDSQTYYSNFWCGITPQGYYRRTAEYFPTKNRQHRGCFRVPMVHSTFLVSLGAEGASQLAFYPPHPNYTWPFDDIIVFAYACQAAGVSVHVCNEHRYGYMNVPVKSHQGLENERVNFIHLILEALVDGPPMQASAHVSRPPKKPSKMGFNEVFVISLARRPDRRERMLSSLWEMEISGRVVDAVDGRMLNTSVIRSLGVDLLPGYQDPYSGRTLTKGEVGCFLSHYSIWEEVVARGLAKVVVFEDDVRFESNFKGRLEQLMEEVEAEKLPWDLIYLGRKQVNPEEEVAVEGLPGLVVAGYSYWTLAYTLSQAGARKLLASQPLHRMLPVDEFLPIMFDRHPNEQYKAHFWPRDLRAFSARPLLAAPTHYAGDAEWLSDTETSSPWDDDSGRLISWSGSQKTLRGPRVDLAGSSGHSLRPHPRDEL; encoded by the exons ATGCGCGCTGCCCCCGCCGCCCCGCTGCTCcggctgctgctcctgctggggCCGCGGCTCGAGGCTGCGGACGTCGCGGAGCCGCCGCTGCCCGCCGTGGTCCTAGCCATCCTGGCCCGCAATGCCGAGCACTCACTGCCCCACTACCTGGGCGCGCTGGAGCGGCTGGACTACCCCCGGGCCAGACTGGCCCTCTG GTGTGCCACGGACCACAACATAGACAACACCACAGAGATACTGCAGGAGTGGCTGGCAGCTGTGGGCGATGACTATGCAGCTGTGGTCTGGAGACCTGAGGGGGAGCCCAG GCCCTACCCAGACGAAGAGGGTCCCAAGCACTGGACCAAAGAAAGGCACCAGTTTCTGATGGAGTTGAAGCAGGAAGCCCTGAcctttgccaggggctggggggctgACTACATCCTG TTTGCAGACACAGACAACATTCTGACCAACAACCAGACACTGCGGCTTCTGATGGAGCAGAGGCTGCCAGTGGTGGCCCCAATGCTGGACTCCCAGACCTACTACTCCAACTTCTGGTGTGGGATCACCCCCCAG GGCTACTACCGCCGCACAGCCGAGTACTTCCCCACCAAGAATCGCCAGCACCGAGGCTGCTTCCGAGTCCCCATGGTCCACTCTACCTTCCTGGTATCGCTGGGGGCTGAGGGGGCATCCCAGCTCGCCTTCTACCCCCCTCATCCCAACTACACTTGGCCCTTCGACGACATCATCGTCTTCGCTTATGCCTGTCAGGCTGCTG GGGTCTCAGTCCACGTGTGCAATGAGCACCGTTATGGGTACATGAACGTGCCTGTGAAATCTCACCAGGGACTGGAGAACGAGAGGGTCAACTTCATCCACCTGATTTTGGAAGCGCTGG TGGATGGGCCCCCCATGCAGGCCTCAGCTCACGTGTCTCGGCCCCCGAAGAAGCCCAGCAAGATGGGATTTAATGAG GTCTTTGTTATCAGCCTGGCCCGCAGGCCTGACCGCCGTGAGCGCATGCTCAGCTCGCTCTGGGAGATGGAGATCTCTGGACGTGTGGTGGATGCTGTGGATGGCCG AATGCTCAACACTAGTGTCATCAGGAGCCTTGGCGTGGACCTGCTCCCTGGCTACCAGGACCCCTACTCGGGCCGCACGCTGACCAAGGGCGAGGTGGGCTGCTTCCTCAGCCACTACTCCATCTGGGAGGAG gtggttgccaggggcctgGCCAAGGTCGTGGTGTTTGAGGACGACGTGCGCTTTGAGAGCAACTTCAAGGGGCGTCTAGAGCAGCTGatggaggaggtggaggcagagaaacTTCCATGGGACCTGAT CTACCTCGGCCGGAAGCAGGTGAACCCCGAGGAGGAGGTTGCTGTGGAGGGGCTGCCAGGCCTGGTGGTGGCTGGGTACTCCTACTGGACGCTGGCATACACCCTGAGCCAGGCGGGTGCCCGCAAGCTGCTGGCCTCCCAGCCCCTGCACCGCATGCTGCCCGTGGATGAGTTCCTGCCCATCATGTTTGACCGGCACCCCAA CGAGCAGTACAAGGCACACTTCTGGCCACGGGACTTGCGGGCCTTCTCGGCCCGGCCCCTGCTCGCTGCCCCCACCCACTATGCAGGGGATGCTGAATGGCTCAGTGACACGGAGACATCCTCCCCCTGGGACGACGATAGCGGCCGCCTCATCAGCTGGAGTGGCTCTCAAAAGACCCTGCGCGGCCCCCGCGTGGACCTGGCTGGCAGCAGTGGGCACAGCCTCCGCCCCCACCCCCGGGACGAGCTCTAG